One region of Danio rerio strain Tuebingen ecotype United States chromosome 5, GRCz12tu, whole genome shotgun sequence genomic DNA includes:
- the LOC141385688 gene encoding uncharacterized protein — protein sequence MEETGCNVKTRQKTVSLKRKDEKSLTCTQCGKSLSCKQSLRNHMMIHTGEKPFTCAQCGTSFRRSSHLNQHMLIHTGEKPHKCDQCNNIYLRASILKVHLRVHTKEKPYSCSLCGKRFTRQSDLKAHQKIHTGVREFMCFECEKTFITAGDLKRHQRIHTGEKPYMCLHCDKIFSRLGNLKRHERIHTGEKPYMCSHCNKRVSRLGILKTHEKIHTRL from the coding sequence ATGGAGGAGACAGGCTGTAATGTCAAAACAAGACAGAAAACTgtctcactgaagagaaaagaTGAGAAATCTttgacctgcactcagtgtggaaagagtctgaGCTGCAAACAGAGTCTCAGgaatcacatgatgatccacactggagagaaaccgttcacatgtgCTCAGTGCGGGACGAGTTTTAGACgttcatcacaccttaatcaacacatgttgatccacactggagagaaaccgcacAAATGTGATCAATGCAACAATATATATTTGAGGGCTTCAATTCTTAAGGTCCATCTTAGAGTTCACACAAAGGAGAAACCTTATTCATGTTCATTGTGTGGAAAGAGATTTACACGTCAGTCAGATTTAAAAgcacatcagaagatccacactggtgtgagagagtttatgtgctttgagtgtgagaagacttttattacagctggaGATCTGAAacggcaccagaggattcacactggagagaaaccgtacatgtGTTTACACTGCGACAAGATATTCAGTCGGTTAGGAAACCTCAAAAGACAtgagaggatccacactggagagaaaccgtacatgtgttcacactgcaacaaGAGAGTCAGTCGGTTAGGAatcctgaaaacacatgagaagATCCACACTAGACTATAA
- the zgc:113050 gene encoding uncharacterized protein zgc:113050 produces the protein MEETRRNVKTRKKTHSPKRKDEKFLTCTQCGKSLSCKKSLRVHMRIHTGEKPFTCVQCGKNFRHSSYLNLHMLIHTREKPFTCVQCGTSFRQSSHLNRHMLIHTGEKTHECDQCSKTFLLAQELKNHLKVHTKEKPYSCSLCGKRFKCQQSLKKHQKIHTGVREFMCFECKKTFIKAEHLKCHQRIHTGEKPYRCNQCGKSFRCSSALNKHMKIHTGEKPFTCAQCGTSFRHSSALNQHMLIHTGEKTHKCDQCSKTFLRASELKSHLRVHTKEKPYSCSLCGKRFKCQSGLKKHQKIHIGVREYVCSECKKTFIKAEQLKQHQSNHTGEKPYTCDQCGKSFRCLSHLNRHMMSHTGEKPFTCVQCGKSFRCSSDLNKHMKIHTGEKPFTCVQCGTSFRQSSNLNKHMLIHTGEKTHKCDQCSKTFLSAPELKRHLTVHTKEKPYSCSLCGKKFKCQSGLKTHQKIHTGVREYMCFECEKTFITAGELKQHQRIHTGEKPYMCSHCNKRFSVLGNLKTHERIHTGEKPYACDQCGKSFRCSLHLNRHMRIHTGEKPFTCVQCGKSFRCSSALNKHMKIHTGEKPFTCVQCGTSFRCSSDLNLHMLIHTGEKTHKCDQCSKTFLRASNLKIHLRVHTKERPYSCSLCGKRFKCQQSLKAHQKIHTGVREFMCFECKKTFITAGELKLHQRIHTGEKPYMCSHCNKRFSWSEKLKRHEKIHTRL, from the coding sequence ATGGAGGAGACACGCCGTAAtgtcaaaacaagaaagaaaACCCACTCACCGAAGAGAAAAGATGAGAAATTTttgacctgcactcagtgtggaaagagtctgaGCTGCAAAAAGAGTCTCAGAGTTCATatgaggattcacaccggagagaaaccattcacatgtgtTCAGTGCGGGAAGAATTTCAGACATTCCTcataccttaatctacacatgttgatccacactagagagaaaccgttcacatgtgTTCAGTGCGGGACGAGTTTCAgacaatcatcacaccttaatcgacacatgttgatccacactggagagaaaacacatgAATGTGatcaatgcagcaaaacatttttgttagCTCAAGAGCTCAAGAACCATCTTAAAGTGCACACAAAGGAGAAACCTTATTCATGTTCATTGTGTGGAAAGAGATTTAAATGTCAGCAAAGTTTAAAAaaacatcagaagatccacactggtgtgagagagtttatgtgctttgagtgtaagaagacttttattaaagctgaacatctgaaatgtcatcagaggatccacactggagagaaaccgtacagatgTAATCaatgcgggaagagtttcagatGTTCATCAGCCctaaataaacacatgaagatccacactggagagaaaccgttcacatgtgCTCAGTGCGGGACGAGTTTCAGACATTCATCagcccttaatcaacacatgttgatccacactggagagaaaacacacaaatgtgatcaatgcagcaaaacatttttgagggCATCAGAGCTGAAGAGCCATCTTAGAGTTCACACAAAGGAGAAACCTTATTCATGTTCATTGTGTGGAAAGAGATTTAAATGTCAGTCAGGTTTAAAAaaacatcagaagatccacattggtgtgagagagtatgtgtgcTCTGAGTGTAAGAAGACTTTTATTAAAGCTGAACAACTGAAACAGCATCAGAGtaaccacactggagagaaaccttacacatgtgATCAATGCGGGAAAAGTTTCAGATGTTTATcacaccttaatcgacacatgatgagtcacactggagagaaaccgttcacatgtgttcagtgcgggaagagtttcagatGTTCATCAGACctaaataaacacatgaagatccacactggcgagaaaccgttcacatgtgTTCAATGCGGGACGAGTTTCAgacaatcatcaaaccttaataaacacatgttgatccacactggagagaaaacacacaaatgtgatcaatgcagcaaaacatttttgagtgCTCCAGAGCTGAAGAGGCATCTTACAGTTCACACAAAGGAGAAACCTTATTCCTGTTCATTGTGTGGAAAGAAATTTAAATGTCAATCAGGTTTAAAAacacatcagaagatccacactggtgtgagagagtatatgtgctttgagtgtgagaagacttttattacagctggaGAACTGAAACAGcatcagaggattcacactggagagaaaccgtacatgtgttcacactgcaacaaGAGATTCAGTGTGTTAGGAaacctgaaaacacatgagaggatccacactggagagaaaccttacgcATGTGATCAATGCGGGAAAAGTTTCAGATGTTCATTacaccttaatcgacacatgaggattcacactggagagaaaccgttcacatgtgttcagtgcgggaagagtttcagatGTTCATCAGCCctaaataaacacatgaagatccataCTGgcgagaaaccattcacatgtgtTCAATGCGGGACGAGTTTCAGATGTTCATCAGATCTTAATCTACACAtgttgatccacactggagagaaaacacacaaatgtgatcaatgcagcaaaacatttttgagggCTTCAAATCTGAAGATCCATCTTAGAGTTCACACAAAGGAGAGACCTTATTCATGTTCATTGTGTGGAAAGAGATTTAAATGTCAGCAAAGTTTAAAAgcacatcagaagatccacactggtgtgagagagtttATGTGCTTTGAGTGTAAGAAGACATTTATTACAGCTGGGGAACTGAAActgcaccagaggattcacactggagagaaaccgtacatgtgttcacactgcaacaaGAGGTTCAGTTGGTCAGAAAAACTGAAAAGACATGAGAAGATCCACACTAGACTCTAA